A stretch of the Polyangiaceae bacterium genome encodes the following:
- a CDS encoding sel1 repeat family protein, with amino-acid sequence MSRTIAGLITLAIGVSAGCGPGKVGEAVRPEAPKVQHSLCDSVADFGQPLIVDLKAHERAVYEAVMKDGVAVVSYDCNQLRIIKDCKIDGDYGFVGVSPKEEVVRLEGADEIQLNLPTFGAKIAAEVQRDASLDLGLILIGMRRTTVNAADKQRLKGSDCEKATHFVRGAFVGAFALKQGSSGSTRAAVEIMGAGASGTSKSSKRTENRDGDAKACKSFNPTAQSPDPNCAALLRLELTALEVASKDDAGSVDVCPKDLVLVNGKCAPPTSGGTFQCREGQLPECLAQCEKGHAGSCAAASFMYFGNHGVTADPERAASLAEKACAGGSARGCGNLGHAYDRGEALPKDMNKARELYTKSCEAGWPRGCSNLGVLTENDGDATAANVLFDRACSGGEARACHFLALNLDKGKGTAPDPTRAKALFARACNGKWEDACGLLSSQLLAGNEEERAKGVKGLEESCAKGSPNACRFLGSLRLSGTKLPRDPAKAAQDFERACEGKELKSCVDAATLFLAGRDGVARNVEKAAKLAKKGCDGGQIAGCRLVALGQLQGLGAGRDDAAALKLLEKSCADGDGESCAGAGLLYRHGFGTSANPSFATGLFDKACQARYGYGCALLAAARYDGSGVPKDFDAARAALGRACSSGYGPACGLSYTAPRIYDVTPKEDPFGGKNTAAGAASPSSVFGQKSTAGGGKKPADPFGDKSTSARTESALAPGADALLLGSLGTSPELEKRRSSLRDKFKAKLGTFKACPKDATVPGRMHRVGFAVGPDGKTQVTHGARSPYPKFDACLDKAVSSIKIAAGEHTIRGYAMLRLQDKKDAYVALSIQPDPSELVLPPAVRRLSGCGCGGDSTQLVCAIECRSGGGTVGGGSGGYGGPGPDYDEDKNTAPSAPSPEFGEKSTKPSAKHKDPFGGKQTMPPPPKKKQ; translated from the coding sequence ATGAGTCGAACGATCGCGGGCCTGATCACGCTGGCCATCGGAGTTTCTGCGGGCTGTGGGCCGGGCAAAGTGGGCGAAGCCGTTCGCCCCGAGGCCCCGAAGGTCCAGCACTCGTTGTGCGACTCGGTGGCCGACTTCGGCCAGCCCCTGATCGTGGATCTGAAGGCGCACGAGCGGGCGGTCTACGAGGCCGTGATGAAAGACGGCGTGGCCGTCGTCAGCTACGACTGCAACCAGCTGCGGATCATCAAAGATTGCAAGATCGACGGCGACTACGGCTTCGTCGGGGTCAGCCCCAAGGAAGAGGTGGTGCGCCTCGAAGGCGCCGACGAGATCCAGCTCAACCTGCCGACCTTCGGCGCCAAGATCGCCGCCGAGGTGCAGCGCGACGCCTCGCTCGATCTGGGCTTGATCTTGATCGGCATGCGGCGCACCACGGTCAACGCCGCGGACAAGCAGCGGCTGAAGGGCAGCGACTGCGAGAAGGCGACCCACTTCGTGCGCGGCGCGTTCGTGGGCGCTTTCGCGCTCAAGCAGGGCTCGTCCGGTTCGACCCGCGCCGCCGTGGAGATCATGGGGGCGGGGGCGAGCGGCACGAGCAAGAGCAGCAAACGCACCGAGAACCGCGACGGCGACGCGAAGGCCTGCAAGAGCTTCAACCCGACCGCCCAGAGCCCGGACCCGAACTGCGCAGCGCTCTTGCGCCTGGAGCTGACCGCGCTGGAGGTGGCGTCGAAGGACGACGCCGGCAGCGTGGACGTGTGCCCGAAGGATCTGGTGCTGGTGAACGGCAAGTGCGCACCGCCGACGTCGGGTGGCACGTTCCAGTGCCGCGAGGGCCAGCTACCGGAGTGCCTCGCGCAGTGCGAGAAGGGTCACGCCGGCAGCTGCGCAGCGGCGTCGTTCATGTACTTCGGCAACCACGGCGTCACGGCAGATCCGGAGAGAGCCGCGAGCCTGGCGGAGAAGGCCTGCGCCGGCGGTAGCGCGCGCGGCTGCGGCAACCTGGGCCACGCCTACGATCGGGGCGAGGCGTTGCCGAAGGACATGAACAAGGCGCGCGAGCTCTACACGAAGAGCTGCGAGGCGGGCTGGCCGCGGGGTTGCAGCAACCTGGGCGTCCTGACCGAGAACGACGGGGACGCGACGGCGGCCAACGTGCTCTTCGACCGCGCGTGCAGCGGCGGTGAGGCGCGCGCGTGTCACTTCTTGGCGCTGAACCTGGACAAGGGCAAAGGCACCGCGCCGGATCCGACCCGCGCCAAGGCGCTCTTCGCCCGCGCGTGCAACGGCAAGTGGGAGGACGCCTGCGGCCTGCTGTCCTCCCAGCTCTTGGCAGGCAACGAAGAAGAGCGGGCCAAGGGCGTGAAAGGTCTCGAAGAGAGCTGCGCGAAGGGCTCGCCCAACGCCTGCCGCTTCCTGGGCTCGCTGCGGCTCTCGGGGACCAAGCTGCCCAGGGATCCCGCCAAGGCCGCCCAGGACTTCGAGCGTGCGTGCGAGGGCAAGGAGCTGAAGAGCTGCGTGGACGCGGCGACGTTGTTCCTCGCCGGTCGAGACGGAGTCGCTCGGAACGTGGAGAAGGCGGCGAAGCTCGCCAAGAAGGGCTGCGACGGCGGGCAGATCGCCGGCTGCCGCTTGGTCGCGCTGGGTCAGCTCCAGGGGCTCGGCGCGGGGCGCGACGACGCCGCCGCGCTGAAGCTGCTCGAGAAGAGCTGCGCCGACGGCGACGGCGAGAGCTGCGCCGGTGCAGGCTTGCTCTACCGGCATGGCTTCGGCACCAGCGCGAACCCGAGCTTCGCCACGGGGCTCTTCGACAAGGCGTGCCAGGCCAGATACGGCTATGGCTGCGCCTTGCTGGCCGCGGCGCGCTACGACGGCTCGGGCGTTCCCAAGGACTTCGACGCCGCGCGGGCCGCGCTCGGGCGCGCCTGCTCGAGCGGGTATGGCCCAGCCTGCGGGCTCTCCTACACGGCGCCCCGCATCTACGACGTCACGCCCAAGGAGGACCCGTTCGGCGGCAAGAACACCGCCGCAGGCGCCGCGTCCCCGAGCAGCGTGTTCGGGCAGAAGAGCACGGCCGGCGGCGGCAAGAAGCCGGCCGATCCGTTCGGCGACAAGTCCACATCCGCCCGCACGGAGAGCGCGCTGGCTCCGGGTGCGGACGCTCTCCTGCTTGGAAGCCTCGGCACTTCGCCCGAGCTCGAGAAACGGCGCTCCAGCCTGCGCGACAAGTTCAAGGCCAAGCTCGGCACCTTCAAGGCCTGCCCGAAGGACGCGACGGTCCCGGGCCGCATGCACCGCGTCGGCTTCGCCGTCGGGCCCGACGGGAAGACTCAGGTGACGCACGGGGCCCGTAGCCCGTACCCGAAGTTCGACGCCTGCTTGGACAAGGCCGTGAGCAGCATCAAGATCGCGGCCGGCGAGCACACCATCCGCGGCTACGCGATGCTGCGCCTGCAAGACAAGAAGGACGCCTACGTCGCGCTCTCGATCCAACCGGATCCGAGCGAGCTGGTGCTGCCCCCCGCCGTGCGGCGTCTCTCGGGCTGCGGCTGCGGCGGCGACTCGACTCAGCTGGTGTGCGCCATCGAGTGCCGCTCCGGCGGTGGTACGGTTGGTGGCGGGAGCGGCGGGTACGGGGGCCCGGGTCCCGACTACGACGAGGACAAGAACACGGCGCCCTCGGCCCCCAGCCCGGAGTTCGGCGAGAAGAGCACGAAGCCCTCCGCCAAGCACAAGGATCCGTTCGGCGGCAAGCAGACCATGCCGCCCCCACCGAAGAAGAAGCAATAG
- a CDS encoding NUDIX domain-containing protein, with amino-acid sequence MASRKPRGTAPERPEPESEAEFLSRYDPSEFEHPSVTVDVALLTVRGERLHTLLVRRAEHPHRGRHALPGGFVGMRESLEAAARRVLLAKAGLSRVFTEQLYTFGDPNRDPRTRVISVTYIALVEPERFAESPSLREGVRIAALDVPWEGETGGPVNAVGDDGKELSLAFDHDDILGMAVKRVRGKLGYTPIGFQLLPETFTLLELQTVHEAVLGRSLNKDSFRRKILASGQLEATGERQADVGHRPAELYRFVKRSAL; translated from the coding sequence ATGGCATCGCGCAAGCCCCGAGGAACTGCCCCTGAAAGGCCCGAGCCCGAGAGCGAGGCCGAGTTCCTCAGCCGCTACGATCCGAGCGAGTTCGAGCACCCTTCGGTGACCGTGGACGTGGCCTTGCTCACGGTGCGGGGCGAGCGCCTGCACACGCTCCTGGTGCGTCGCGCCGAGCACCCGCACCGCGGTCGACACGCGCTTCCAGGCGGCTTCGTCGGCATGCGCGAATCCCTGGAGGCGGCCGCGCGCCGCGTGCTCCTCGCCAAGGCGGGGCTCTCGCGAGTCTTCACCGAGCAGCTCTACACCTTCGGCGATCCGAACCGCGACCCGCGCACGCGGGTCATCAGCGTGACGTACATCGCGCTGGTCGAGCCCGAGCGCTTCGCGGAGTCGCCGTCGCTACGCGAAGGCGTGAGGATCGCGGCGCTCGACGTGCCGTGGGAGGGAGAGACCGGTGGACCGGTGAACGCGGTCGGGGACGACGGCAAGGAGCTGTCGCTCGCGTTCGATCACGACGACATCCTGGGTATGGCGGTGAAGCGCGTGCGTGGGAAGCTGGGCTACACCCCCATCGGGTTCCAGCTGTTGCCGGAGACCTTCACGCTGCTCGAGCTTCAGACGGTGCACGAAGCCGTGCTCGGACGCAGCCTGAACAAGGACTCGTTCCGGCGGAAGATCTTGGCCTCGGGGCAGCTCGAGGCCACGGGCGAGCGGCAAGCCGACGTCGGACATCGCCCGGCGGAGCTGTATCGGTTCGTGAAGAGGTCGGCGCTCTGA
- a CDS encoding sel1 repeat family protein, whose amino-acid sequence MRNLRGGLPVLGLLAPIGCGGGAHHEAMRPEQPTAAEATGRTSIPAVDGPASPLVVDWKAEQRADLEEAIHDGIAVVAWDDKGLRLLKRCKVTGNYGYLPVQVKTDVVRLETADDVQASLPLGGLGIVGKIGGEFSKGTTLDIALAMVGKRRTTWNDVTKDELEGNCDGASHYVRAILVGAFAMKTGTRAKAAAAVEIFGAGTSGESSSAKDVATTDGKLSACDGATGEESKPPSQCAAILRLELEPIAKQGSGKKEAATPAAKEEPEVKAEAVEGCPPGFVFSGGACKKGGADRPHACQPTDGKDCEAQCGRGDATSCDRLGSLILAGKLGPPNPEKAHAAFEKSCNAGYANGCANLGIRYLYGKDRDPAKAMTLMEKACTAGSARACDAAGYAALKGQAGPKDAARALKLFVRGCEGGSFQACTNAGFLYAGGGGAAVPRDDKKALEYGRRACFGGDAPACGNAGYKIELGQSVSPDPKLALALYERGCRLDPGQCFRSGLLYTTGAKDLKRDPDKAKALLARACQSGTGTEVIACVASEVLFSSVKEPEPAGLIHTISTMKPQCETKEGRACTFLGIAEFGMGKRKPAIDHLRDACKYKDPLGCVLAEAFEKARPPKAP is encoded by the coding sequence ATGAGGAACCTTCGGGGAGGACTCCCGGTACTGGGCCTGCTCGCTCCGATCGGCTGCGGCGGCGGCGCCCACCACGAGGCGATGCGGCCGGAGCAGCCCACCGCCGCCGAGGCCACGGGTCGCACCAGCATCCCTGCGGTCGATGGTCCGGCGAGCCCACTGGTCGTAGACTGGAAGGCGGAGCAGCGCGCTGATCTGGAGGAAGCCATCCACGACGGGATCGCGGTCGTGGCCTGGGACGACAAGGGGCTCCGCCTGCTGAAGCGCTGCAAGGTGACCGGCAACTACGGCTACCTGCCGGTGCAGGTGAAGACGGACGTGGTCCGGCTGGAGACGGCGGACGACGTGCAAGCTTCGCTCCCGCTCGGAGGTCTGGGCATCGTCGGCAAGATCGGCGGCGAGTTCTCCAAGGGCACGACCCTCGACATCGCCCTGGCCATGGTCGGCAAGCGGCGCACGACCTGGAACGACGTCACGAAGGACGAGCTCGAGGGCAACTGTGACGGAGCGTCGCACTACGTGCGCGCCATCCTGGTCGGCGCCTTCGCGATGAAGACGGGCACCCGGGCCAAGGCGGCCGCCGCGGTCGAGATTTTCGGTGCCGGGACGAGCGGCGAGAGCTCGAGCGCCAAGGACGTCGCCACCACCGACGGCAAGCTCTCGGCCTGCGACGGCGCCACGGGTGAGGAGTCCAAGCCGCCGAGCCAGTGCGCGGCGATCCTGCGGCTGGAGCTCGAGCCCATCGCCAAGCAAGGGAGCGGCAAGAAGGAGGCCGCCACGCCCGCCGCGAAGGAAGAGCCGGAGGTGAAGGCCGAGGCGGTCGAGGGATGCCCGCCCGGTTTCGTCTTCTCCGGCGGGGCGTGCAAGAAGGGTGGCGCCGATCGCCCGCACGCCTGCCAGCCGACGGACGGCAAGGACTGCGAAGCGCAGTGCGGCAGGGGCGACGCGACGAGCTGCGATCGCCTGGGCTCGCTGATCCTCGCGGGCAAGCTGGGCCCACCCAACCCCGAGAAGGCCCACGCCGCCTTCGAGAAGTCCTGCAACGCGGGCTACGCCAACGGCTGCGCGAACCTCGGCATCCGCTACCTGTACGGCAAGGATCGCGATCCGGCGAAGGCGATGACGCTGATGGAGAAGGCCTGCACGGCGGGCAGCGCACGCGCCTGCGACGCGGCGGGCTACGCGGCGCTGAAGGGACAGGCGGGGCCGAAGGACGCGGCCCGAGCGTTGAAGCTCTTCGTCCGGGGCTGCGAGGGAGGCAGCTTCCAGGCTTGCACGAACGCTGGCTTCCTCTACGCCGGGGGCGGCGGCGCGGCGGTGCCCCGCGACGACAAGAAGGCGCTCGAGTACGGGCGTCGCGCCTGCTTCGGCGGGGACGCCCCCGCCTGCGGCAACGCAGGCTACAAGATCGAGCTCGGGCAGTCCGTGTCCCCCGACCCGAAGCTCGCGCTCGCGCTCTACGAGCGGGGCTGCCGGCTGGACCCCGGGCAGTGTTTCCGCAGCGGGCTCCTCTACACGACCGGCGCGAAGGATCTGAAGCGCGATCCGGACAAGGCCAAGGCCCTGCTCGCCCGCGCGTGCCAGAGCGGGACCGGCACGGAGGTCATCGCCTGCGTCGCGTCGGAGGTGCTGTTCAGCAGCGTGAAGGAGCCCGAGCCCGCGGGTCTGATCCACACCATCTCGACCATGAAGCCGCAGTGCGAGACCAAGGAGGGCCGCGCTTGCACCTTCCTCGGCATCGCAGAGTTCGGCATGGGCAAACGCAAGCCCGCCATCGACCACCTCCGAGATGCCTGCAAGTACAAGGACCCGCTCGGCTGCGTCCTCGCCGAGGCCTTCGAGAAGGCCCGGCCGCCCAAGGCGCCGTGA
- a CDS encoding Spy/CpxP family protein refolding chaperone, with the protein MTLALLLGLPLACDKGTKPEAGAASASAAVGASAPLVDFEAPLPSASAAASAAPAPSGSAAAAAEKPRPVQRRGLVGELFTRAQRLDLSDEQKSKLDAIEEKLWTPPPEEEDTKAALKELFAAVLDGVKTGRIVETKLSPHYATLERIAKARHEAEAAALNELHALLEPEQRKDLADALRQKYPSAAEKAAKEAKAPKKPPKPPTAADKAKQSDRAKRRQARVTSLLGLDEAQQKRVAPVLARFETESRNKAVREAQAKRMRALAAAFEKDTFDATKLDLGRGPRARMADRVAYISSLLAILKVEQRDKLARTLERPTAKRWGAAIVGDAAPIEDD; encoded by the coding sequence ATGACACTTGCGCTCCTGTTGGGGCTCCCGCTCGCCTGCGACAAGGGCACGAAGCCGGAGGCCGGCGCAGCGAGTGCCAGCGCCGCGGTCGGCGCCTCGGCGCCGCTGGTGGATTTCGAGGCGCCGCTGCCGTCGGCCAGCGCGGCGGCTTCCGCGGCGCCGGCGCCTTCGGGCTCCGCCGCCGCTGCAGCCGAGAAACCCCGGCCGGTCCAGCGCCGCGGCCTGGTCGGCGAGCTCTTCACCCGCGCGCAGCGCCTGGACCTGTCCGACGAGCAGAAGAGCAAGCTCGACGCCATCGAGGAGAAGCTCTGGACGCCTCCGCCGGAAGAAGAGGACACGAAGGCCGCGCTGAAGGAGCTCTTCGCGGCGGTGCTCGACGGAGTGAAGACGGGGCGCATCGTCGAGACCAAGCTGAGCCCGCACTACGCGACGCTGGAGCGCATCGCCAAGGCCCGGCACGAGGCCGAGGCGGCTGCGCTGAACGAGCTTCACGCCCTGCTCGAACCCGAGCAGAGAAAGGACCTGGCCGACGCGCTCCGCCAGAAGTACCCGAGCGCCGCGGAGAAGGCCGCCAAGGAGGCCAAGGCGCCGAAGAAGCCACCGAAGCCGCCAACGGCCGCCGACAAGGCCAAGCAGAGCGACCGCGCCAAACGCCGGCAGGCCCGCGTGACCTCGCTGCTCGGGCTCGACGAGGCGCAGCAGAAGCGCGTCGCGCCGGTCTTGGCGCGCTTCGAGACGGAGTCACGCAACAAGGCGGTGCGCGAGGCGCAGGCCAAGCGCATGCGCGCGCTGGCCGCCGCCTTCGAGAAAGACACCTTCGACGCCACCAAGCTCGACCTGGGCCGGGGCCCGCGGGCGCGCATGGCGGACCGCGTGGCCTACATCTCGTCGCTCCTGGCCATCCTGAAGGTCGAGCAGCGCGACAAGCTGGCCCGCACCCTCGAGCGGCCCACCGCCAAGCGCTGGGGCGCAGCCATCGTCGGCGACGCCGCTCCGATCGAAGACGATTAG
- a CDS encoding ISAs1 family transposase, with protein sequence MLASALLGMVAGSRSLREVEQLTAELTPALRTKLGIPRRVPDTTLRDALSSLEPDGLPFGVVSLDGKATSVPAADDFFAQRQTATAEARLLGLVRTVTATLTSSTARPVIDVVPIPASTNEMGMFQRCLSALMGTYGRSDLFRLVTYDAGACSRENARAVRDLGLHYLFAVKSTQPSLHTEAARWLGSLEPDQAAATSTDLDHGRSVVRRIYLGEALAAPEGWEHLRTVLRVEVETLDSKGVRVANDNRYFVSSLPRSRLTDAEWLLVVRRHWGVETAHQLLDGALAEDAHPWIEQNPRATVVVMVLRRIAYTLLALWRGVTLRSEQQRTRPWRELMHDIWLGAVQATAQFPCGSSSRDRRLPPAPA encoded by the coding sequence TTGCTCGCCAGCGCGCTGCTCGGGATGGTGGCCGGAAGCAGGAGCCTGCGCGAAGTCGAGCAGCTGACCGCGGAGCTCACGCCCGCGTTGCGCACGAAGCTCGGCATCCCACGTCGTGTGCCGGACACCACGTTGCGGGACGCGCTCTCGTCGCTCGAGCCCGACGGCTTGCCCTTCGGCGTCGTCTCGCTCGACGGCAAGGCGACCAGTGTGCCTGCCGCCGACGACTTCTTCGCCCAGCGTCAGACGGCGACAGCCGAGGCGCGCCTGCTCGGCCTGGTCAGGACCGTCACCGCCACGCTGACCAGCTCCACCGCACGACCCGTCATCGATGTCGTCCCGATCCCAGCCAGCACCAACGAGATGGGCATGTTTCAGCGCTGTCTCAGCGCCTTGATGGGAACCTACGGACGCAGCGACCTGTTTCGCCTCGTCACCTACGACGCTGGCGCGTGCTCCAGAGAGAACGCTCGGGCGGTGCGCGACCTCGGACTTCACTACCTGTTTGCCGTCAAGAGCACCCAACCCTCCCTCCACACCGAGGCCGCGCGCTGGCTGGGTAGCCTGGAGCCTGACCAGGCCGCCGCCACCAGCACGGATCTCGACCACGGTCGCTCCGTCGTGCGGCGCATCTACCTCGGTGAAGCCCTTGCAGCACCGGAAGGTTGGGAGCATCTCAGGACCGTGCTCCGCGTCGAGGTCGAGACCCTCGACTCCAAGGGCGTCCGGGTCGCGAACGACAACCGCTACTTCGTCTCCAGCTTGCCACGCTCTCGACTCACCGATGCCGAGTGGCTGCTCGTCGTACGGCGCCACTGGGGCGTCGAGACTGCCCATCAGCTCCTCGACGGCGCCCTCGCCGAGGACGCTCATCCTTGGATCGAACAGAACCCGCGGGCCACGGTCGTCGTGATGGTCCTGCGGCGCATCGCGTACACGTTGCTCGCGCTCTGGCGCGGAGTGACTCTACGCAGCGAGCAGCAGCGGACGCGCCCCTGGCGCGAGCTGATGCATGACATTTGGCTCGGCGCCGTCCAGGCCACGGCACAGTTCCCATGCGGCTCGAGCTCCAGAGACCGCCGGCTCCCGCCGGCGCCTGCGTGA
- a CDS encoding DUF4291 domain-containing protein, with amino-acid sequence MSRRPLLPYSDQARRWPVAGRQVLAAYDQDTVTVYQAYRPAIADFALEHQRFGGEFSYSRMSWIKPGFLWMMYRAGWATKEGQERVLAVHLERAGFDRILAEAVESSFRPGSHASREDWQHELSRGEVRLQWDPDHDPYAKPLERRAVQLGLRGSVLALYGREWIRGIEDLTPFVREQHARVRAHDLDGLLVPEERVYPIADPGVARRLGVDAAGSGGC; translated from the coding sequence ATGTCAAGGCGCCCTCTCCTCCCCTACTCGGACCAGGCCCGGCGCTGGCCGGTCGCCGGCCGTCAGGTGTTGGCCGCCTACGACCAGGACACGGTCACGGTGTACCAAGCGTACCGCCCGGCGATCGCGGACTTCGCGCTCGAGCATCAGCGCTTCGGCGGTGAGTTCAGCTACTCGCGCATGAGCTGGATCAAGCCCGGGTTCCTCTGGATGATGTACCGCGCAGGCTGGGCCACGAAGGAGGGACAGGAGCGCGTGCTCGCCGTCCACCTCGAGCGGGCGGGCTTCGACCGCATCCTGGCCGAAGCAGTGGAGTCGAGCTTCCGCCCCGGATCGCACGCGAGCCGCGAAGACTGGCAGCACGAGCTCTCCCGGGGCGAGGTGCGCCTGCAGTGGGATCCGGATCACGATCCGTACGCCAAACCGCTGGAGCGCCGCGCGGTCCAGCTCGGGCTCCGCGGCAGCGTGCTCGCGCTCTACGGTCGCGAGTGGATCCGTGGCATCGAGGATCTGACGCCGTTCGTGCGCGAGCAGCACGCGCGCGTACGGGCCCACGACCTCGATGGCCTTCTGGTCCCGGAGGAGCGTGTCTATCCAATCGCCGACCCTGGGGTGGCGCGCCGGCTGGGCGTGGATGCGGCGGGATCCGGGGGCTGCTAG
- a CDS encoding phosphatase PAP2 family protein has protein sequence MRLLRLALAVATSIAALGLGSARAQPRYPEWSPEGHVPATEPPAAHLLFPPRPDLPTRLDWRHRRVHLAELYATGGLAVLAISSVAIGSRSDGWKGGVLFDDDVRSSARLGSYQSRRGARDASDVLLALSIANPILGDGVLTAYWHHQSPDVAEQILLINTETLALTFAVQATVTSLASRERPYGQDCGSELDPELRDCERNDRYRSFFSGHASGAFAAASLSCMHHLNVPLYGGGAPEVASCTAGYAVAAATAALRVVGDMHYASDVTVGAAWGTLAGLGVPWLLHYRLPVSAQRKAVAPSVHLVPHPTGLAIGGAF, from the coding sequence GTGCGCCTGCTTCGCCTCGCCCTCGCCGTCGCGACGTCGATCGCGGCCCTGGGCCTTGGGTCGGCGCGGGCGCAGCCGCGGTACCCGGAGTGGTCGCCCGAGGGCCATGTGCCTGCTACGGAGCCGCCCGCGGCGCACCTGCTCTTCCCGCCGCGTCCGGACCTGCCCACGCGGCTCGATTGGCGCCATCGACGCGTGCACCTGGCGGAGCTCTACGCCACCGGGGGGCTGGCTGTCCTCGCCATCTCGTCGGTGGCCATCGGGTCCCGCAGCGATGGCTGGAAGGGCGGCGTCTTGTTCGACGACGACGTGCGGAGCTCGGCCCGACTCGGCAGCTACCAGAGCCGGCGCGGCGCACGCGACGCGAGCGACGTCCTGCTCGCGCTGAGCATCGCGAATCCGATCTTGGGAGACGGCGTGCTCACCGCCTACTGGCACCACCAGAGCCCGGACGTGGCCGAGCAGATCCTGCTGATCAACACCGAGACGCTGGCGCTCACTTTCGCCGTTCAGGCCACCGTCACGTCCCTGGCGAGCCGCGAGCGCCCCTACGGTCAGGACTGCGGCAGTGAGCTCGACCCGGAGCTGCGCGACTGCGAGCGCAACGACCGCTATCGGAGCTTCTTCAGCGGCCACGCCTCCGGAGCCTTCGCGGCGGCCAGCCTCTCCTGCATGCACCACCTGAACGTGCCGCTCTACGGCGGCGGAGCGCCGGAGGTCGCGTCCTGCACGGCTGGCTACGCGGTCGCCGCGGCCACCGCCGCGCTGCGCGTGGTCGGCGACATGCACTACGCCTCGGACGTCACCGTGGGCGCGGCCTGGGGGACCTTGGCCGGCCTCGGGGTGCCCTGGCTGCTCCACTACCGGCTGCCGGTGAGTGCCCAGCGCAAGGCGGTGGCTCCGAGCGTGCACCTCGTGCCTCACCCCACGGGGCTGGCGATCGGAGGGGCGTTTTGA
- a CDS encoding (2Fe-2S)-binding protein, giving the protein MPRLRSLKLDVNGDTVEVAAPEHWTLLEVLRYSLGLTGSKQGCDKGDCGACTVLMNGEPVLACLTLAATAEGKKIVTIEGLTPLHKKAGGSGVDPVQDAFDRSGALQCGFCQPGMILSAKALLGKNARPTRDEIKQALSGNLCRCTGYTQILEAVELAAAEACGESHPGPTWRRFGG; this is encoded by the coding sequence ATGCCCCGCCTGCGCAGCCTGAAGCTCGACGTGAACGGCGACACCGTGGAGGTGGCCGCGCCGGAGCACTGGACCTTGCTCGAGGTCCTGCGCTACTCGCTCGGGCTCACCGGCAGCAAGCAGGGCTGTGACAAGGGCGACTGCGGCGCGTGCACGGTGCTGATGAACGGCGAGCCGGTGCTCGCCTGCCTCACGCTCGCGGCTACGGCCGAGGGCAAGAAGATCGTCACAATCGAGGGACTGACGCCGCTGCACAAGAAGGCCGGCGGTAGCGGCGTCGACCCCGTACAAGACGCCTTCGATCGCTCGGGCGCGCTCCAGTGCGGGTTCTGCCAGCCGGGCATGATCCTGTCGGCCAAGGCCTTGCTCGGCAAGAACGCTCGACCGACGCGCGACGAGATCAAGCAGGCGCTGTCCGGGAATCTCTGCCGCTGCACCGGCTACACGCAGATCCTGGAGGCGGTGGAGCTCGCAGCGGCGGAGGCGTGCGGCGAGAGCCACCCGGGTCCGACCTGGCGTCGCTTCGGCGGCTGA
- a CDS encoding DUF423 domain-containing protein — MWVRVAASLGFLAVALGAFGAHALRGKVSDTYLNAWQTGVLYHALHAVALLALALYGRATGQKITLPAALFVAGIVLFAGSLYAMALTGVTRLGIITPFGGLSFLAGWAALFVTLGSERSKT, encoded by the coding sequence ATGTGGGTCCGGGTCGCGGCCTCGCTCGGATTCCTGGCCGTGGCGCTCGGTGCCTTCGGCGCCCACGCGCTGCGCGGCAAGGTCTCCGACACCTACCTGAACGCCTGGCAGACCGGAGTGCTCTACCACGCGCTACACGCCGTCGCGCTGCTCGCGCTCGCGCTCTACGGCCGCGCCACCGGGCAGAAGATCACGCTGCCGGCGGCGCTGTTCGTCGCGGGCATCGTGCTGTTCGCCGGCAGCCTCTACGCGATGGCGCTCACCGGCGTGACCCGGCTCGGCATCATCACGCCCTTCGGCGGCCTGTCGTTCCTAGCCGGCTGGGCCGCGCTGTTCGTCACTCTCGGCTCCGAACGCTCCAAGACCTAG